The proteins below come from a single Gehongia tenuis genomic window:
- a CDS encoding 5-oxoprolinase subunit C family protein, whose product MGIEILEGGFFSTVQDGGRHAYQQYGMPVGGAMDTHCMALANILVGNPIYTEVLEMTYTGMVMRFHESNFFAVVSHGVEIRLSGTSLLPNRAYLAQKGDTLSIGTVTEGCRAYLALAGGLNLPEVMGSKSTYIKGKLGGYYGRKLRAGDRISFLTPKTQLANADFRAIPASLFPKPSPTLRVILGPQLDAFTPEGVQTFLQEPYTVSANSDRMGYRFSGPFVAHKPGINGNIISDAIAFGAVQVPGEGHPIVMMADRQTTGGYTKIANVISVDLPALAQMRPGQNVHFQPISLGKAHELLARRSQQYALLQRLLDHEVIEKDLHMRLQVESSSYQVDILQIG is encoded by the coding sequence ATGGGTATAGAAATTTTGGAGGGCGGCTTTTTCAGCACTGTACAGGACGGCGGCCGCCATGCCTATCAGCAATATGGTATGCCTGTAGGGGGCGCCATGGATACCCACTGCATGGCTCTCGCCAATATTCTCGTTGGCAATCCAATTTATACCGAAGTTCTTGAGATGACTTATACAGGCATGGTTATGCGCTTTCATGAATCGAACTTTTTTGCTGTGGTAAGCCATGGTGTGGAAATTAGGCTTAGCGGCACTTCCCTTCTTCCTAACAGAGCCTATCTCGCCCAAAAGGGGGATACGCTGTCCATTGGAACCGTTACAGAAGGCTGCCGGGCTTATCTCGCTTTGGCGGGCGGACTGAATCTGCCTGAAGTGATGGGAAGCAAATCCACCTATATTAAAGGAAAACTTGGCGGATACTACGGCCGAAAGCTCCGTGCCGGCGATCGGATCAGTTTTCTCACGCCTAAAACCCAATTAGCCAATGCCGATTTCCGCGCCATTCCCGCCTCCCTTTTCCCCAAGCCTTCTCCCACCCTTCGGGTTATCCTGGGACCCCAGCTGGACGCCTTCACGCCGGAGGGTGTGCAGACCTTTCTTCAGGAGCCCTATACCGTCAGCGCCAACAGCGACCGTATGGGATACCGTTTTTCCGGTCCTTTCGTTGCACATAAGCCGGGCATCAACGGCAACATCATTTCCGATGCCATCGCTTTCGGCGCCGTTCAGGTTCCCGGCGAAGGCCACCCCATCGTCATGATGGCCGATCGGCAGACCACCGGCGGCTATACCAAGATTGCCAACGTTATTTCCGTGGATCTACCCGCTCTGGCCCAGATGCGTCCCGGACAAAACGTCCACTTTCAGCCAATTTCGCTGGGCAAAGCGCATGAACTCCTCGCTCGCCGAAGCCAGCAATATGCGCTTCTCCAGCGCCTGTTGGATCATGAAGTCATTGAAAAGGACCTCCATATGCGCCTTCAGGTCGAATCCAGCAGCTACCAAGTGGATATCCTTCAGATTGGCTAA
- the pxpB gene encoding 5-oxoprolinase subunit PxpB: protein MLPIEILPCGDSAVTVEFENKISHKINHGVRDLKDAILEAHIPGVGEMIPTYRALMVQYDPCQISYPELVHRIVHLHGSTGKKAASPAKTIEIPVLYGGKYGPDLADVAQYHHISMEDVVRIHTRPKYLIYMLGFTPGFPYLGGMSKKIATPRLETPRTRIAAGSVGIAAQQTGLYPIDSPGGWRIIGRTPLKLYDPLRENPILLEASQYIKFRAINEQEFLAIQQRENSEGEQ from the coding sequence GTGCTGCCCATCGAGATTCTGCCCTGCGGCGACTCAGCGGTCACCGTGGAATTTGAAAATAAAATATCCCATAAGATCAATCACGGTGTACGGGATTTGAAAGATGCCATCCTGGAAGCCCATATTCCCGGCGTGGGTGAGATGATCCCTACCTATCGGGCTCTTATGGTGCAGTACGATCCTTGCCAAATCAGCTATCCTGAATTGGTGCACCGCATCGTGCATCTCCATGGTTCCACCGGAAAAAAGGCGGCCTCCCCCGCCAAGACCATTGAAATACCGGTGCTGTACGGTGGCAAGTACGGCCCCGACCTTGCGGATGTGGCTCAGTATCATCATATCAGCATGGAGGACGTGGTTCGTATCCATACGCGGCCCAAGTATTTGATTTATATGCTGGGTTTTACGCCCGGTTTTCCCTATCTTGGCGGGATGAGCAAGAAAATTGCCACCCCCCGTCTGGAAACGCCCCGCACCCGTATTGCTGCGGGCAGCGTGGGTATCGCCGCTCAGCAGACCGGTCTTTATCCCATCGACTCCCCCGGCGGGTGGCGCATCATTGGCCGTACGCCTCTCAAGCTCTATGACCCGCTGCGGGAGAATCCAATTCTGCTGGAGGCCTCCCAGTACATCAAATTTCGGGCCATTAATGAGCAGGAGTTCTTGGCGATTCAGCAGCGGGAAAACAGCGAAGGGGAACAGTGA
- a CDS encoding ABC transporter substrate-binding protein, with protein MKGNLKRWIAIVFVVALLGSLLAACGGGNAATPSASAGGEATPKASDEADKDDGKDDEASAGGDATATNLPREETLYYAGLGLWAAPQTFNPIAGVTTFPMPNASGFALLYETLFSYNLLTGEMEPLIADSYEWTDDLTCEVKINPDAHWNDGEKLTAEDVAYTFNLANEIAISWSSIWTNCESVEATDETTVVFKMKADNPNRLLVNELLASTYIIPKHIWEPKYEELGETDLRQWQNFEDPVGSGPYKIYYFDDTRVVTIRDDNYWGQTESRFGKLPTPKYIAHMVYKDNAAANNAFKAGEADISQAFIPEIWKVWEGDMEGGTYLKELPYHIPGGMPSIFFNMELPGLDNSEVRRAIGYSINYPKVAELALSGYSADMVPSILMPTEWDQYLNNSDELDALRWTYDVDKANEILDGLGAEKGSDGIRVLNGERMGPWSVECPKSFSDWTAALEIVATGSRDIGVEIVVDLPERPTWENHYQTGEFDMIMYTPAGTLSPSQPWQRVRYLMYSKELKPRGEQIFLNFSRFQSDRADELIEAIPNETDEAKIKEMYTELDKIWLENVPSLPLMYRPGQFYEFNETVWTGFPTEDNNPNNIPPFHYQAGNKLWFYLEPKN; from the coding sequence ATGAAAGGAAACCTCAAAAGATGGATTGCTATCGTCTTTGTGGTCGCGTTGCTAGGATCATTGCTGGCAGCCTGCGGAGGCGGCAACGCTGCAACGCCTTCCGCTTCAGCCGGCGGGGAAGCAACTCCCAAGGCCAGCGATGAAGCCGATAAGGATGATGGCAAGGACGACGAGGCTTCGGCTGGCGGCGATGCAACCGCTACCAACCTGCCCCGTGAAGAAACCCTCTACTACGCTGGTTTGGGCCTTTGGGCTGCTCCGCAGACCTTCAACCCCATCGCTGGCGTGACCACCTTTCCGATGCCGAACGCATCCGGTTTCGCTCTTTTGTATGAAACGTTGTTTTCCTACAATCTGCTGACCGGCGAGATGGAGCCCCTGATCGCCGACAGTTATGAGTGGACCGACGATCTGACCTGCGAGGTCAAGATCAATCCCGATGCCCATTGGAACGATGGTGAGAAGCTGACCGCTGAGGATGTGGCTTACACTTTCAACCTGGCCAATGAGATCGCCATTTCCTGGTCCTCCATTTGGACCAACTGCGAATCCGTTGAAGCTACCGACGAAACCACCGTCGTCTTTAAGATGAAGGCCGACAATCCCAACCGTCTGCTGGTGAATGAGCTTTTGGCAAGCACCTACATCATTCCCAAGCATATTTGGGAGCCCAAGTATGAGGAGCTGGGAGAAACCGATCTTCGCCAGTGGCAGAACTTTGAGGATCCCGTGGGTTCCGGTCCCTACAAGATTTACTATTTTGATGACACCCGTGTCGTGACCATCCGTGACGACAACTACTGGGGTCAAACCGAGAGCCGCTTTGGCAAGCTGCCCACGCCCAAGTACATCGCCCATATGGTGTACAAGGACAACGCCGCTGCCAACAACGCTTTCAAAGCGGGCGAAGCTGACATCTCCCAGGCCTTTATTCCGGAAATCTGGAAGGTTTGGGAAGGCGATATGGAAGGCGGTACCTATTTGAAGGAGCTGCCCTACCACATTCCTGGCGGCATGCCCTCCATTTTCTTCAACATGGAACTGCCCGGTTTGGACAATTCCGAAGTGCGTCGTGCAATCGGTTACAGCATCAACTATCCCAAGGTTGCTGAACTGGCTCTGAGCGGTTATTCCGCTGACATGGTGCCCTCCATCCTGATGCCCACCGAGTGGGATCAGTACCTCAACAACAGCGATGAGCTGGATGCTCTGCGCTGGACCTATGACGTGGATAAAGCCAATGAGATCCTGGACGGCTTGGGCGCCGAAAAGGGCTCCGATGGTATCCGTGTGCTGAACGGCGAGCGGATGGGCCCCTGGTCCGTGGAGTGCCCGAAGTCCTTCTCCGACTGGACCGCTGCTCTTGAAATCGTGGCCACCGGCTCCAGAGACATCGGCGTGGAAATCGTGGTTGACCTGCCTGAGCGTCCCACCTGGGAGAATCATTATCAGACCGGTGAGTTTGATATGATCATGTACACTCCCGCCGGCACCCTCTCCCCCAGCCAGCCGTGGCAGCGCGTGCGCTATCTGATGTACTCCAAGGAACTGAAGCCTCGCGGCGAGCAGATCTTCCTCAACTTCAGCCGTTTCCAGAGCGACAGGGCTGATGAACTCATCGAGGCGATTCCGAATGAGACTGACGAAGCCAAGATCAAGGAAATGTATACCGAGCTGGATAAGATCTGGCTGGAGAATGTGCCTTCCTTGCCGCTTATGTATCGTCCCGGCCAGTTCTACGAATTCAATGAGACCGTATGGACCGGCTTCCCGACAGAGGATAACAACCCCAACAATATTCCTCCGTTCCACTATCAGGCCGGCAACAAACTGTGGTTCTACCTGGAGCCCAAGAACTAA